Proteins from a single region of Leptospira venezuelensis:
- a CDS encoding class I SAM-dependent methyltransferase, with protein MDFPLYNETYNYFSDQIPLNGNVLDLGCGPGNITNYLFRKRNDLNISGIDISDKMIILAKKNNPECIFNVSDLRHFKTQHEYLNGIIMGFCLPYIPFIDIKNLFPKLFDSLKNGGILYLSIVEGNPNDSGIKIGKDGRELYFFYHSITDISQLLLMNNLKIQKIFNIDYQNNDQSFDNHVVIISKK; from the coding sequence ATGGATTTTCCTCTGTATAATGAAACTTACAATTATTTTTCCGATCAAATTCCTCTAAACGGAAATGTTTTAGATTTAGGTTGTGGGCCTGGGAATATTACCAATTATTTATTTAGAAAAAGAAATGATCTTAATATAAGTGGTATAGATATTTCAGATAAAATGATTATTCTAGCTAAAAAGAATAATCCAGAATGCATTTTTAATGTTTCAGATTTAAGACATTTCAAAACTCAACATGAATATCTTAATGGAATTATTATGGGATTTTGTTTGCCTTACATACCATTTATAGATATCAAAAACCTTTTTCCAAAACTATTTGATTCGTTGAAAAATGGCGGGATTCTATATTTAAGTATTGTCGAAGGAAATCCGAACGATTCAGGTATTAAAATAGGAAAAGATGGAAGAGAACTTTATTTTTTTTATCATTCTATTACAGATATTTCTCAATTACTCTTAATGAATAATCTGAAGATTCAAAAAATTTTCAATATTGATTATCAGAATAATGATCAAAGTTTTGATAATCATGTTGTAATTATTTCAAAAAAATAA